A portion of the Homalodisca vitripennis isolate AUS2020 chromosome 2, UT_GWSS_2.1, whole genome shotgun sequence genome contains these proteins:
- the LOC124353960 gene encoding uncharacterized protein LOC124353960 has translation MRTPTLLLAAAVAVLAVLPSSTSHPVGCGCPKFQPPKGAYVKASKSSSSSSSVAKSASGDEQEIKANSLTGEYSKRASSSASNSLARSAESNAESYEAYTPGYVCGVGLLARNSGESDYDYYLRVFRVDVANAESLSAFYAAVFKQYKGESNVDYINRVNFIFTKVYPKLDCRFNQAYLKFLQKYYLIAYAKLDGETDDAWFTRVLTRSTLNEAEYLVKVAILKKYITFVDWSKVDIDCKYKTGFILISSKGSSARSLEESSSSVVLTEEEVRKTFAKIESEDITTYYKRIVTKLSVTESTEEYVRTLTLVRKCYPTLSLWYDVRYIDLVRNYYSSLYARLTDETDEKYFLRIVTKEPFETEDQFTQRIELVHRLYPNLVLWSDPKYYSTITQKFYLTYYKKTSSEDETTYFKRVITRCVGESDIVYINRLNLIRQTFSGLDLWYSKEFLDISKQYYITKYTKISSETEESFFKRIVAKEVGESEEQSIKRISLVRELFPNLVLWTDEKYYDLTKNLYLTIYKKSSSEDEITYFKRIIARIPKESDECYISRLNLVKRTYSSLNLWYSSEFLSITKQYYITRYTKTSSEDEVSFYKRVTIKEVGETPELWAQRVELIHQIYPNWALWYDTKYYELTKNVYLTFYKKSSAEDELSYYKRLTKKFASETEEVYISRLTLIKQTYSTLDLWYNTQYLDVVKSYYVARYTKTSSETEESLFKRVCVREDGETVEKWAQRVEIIHQLNPNWALWYDVKYYTLTKDIYLNFYKKSTSEDEITYFKRITAKTVSESDVVYINRLDLIRRTYSGLNLWYSKQYLDVTKSYYIAKYTRGSSETEESLFKRIVVKESCETVEQYAERVEIVRQLYPNLVLWSDVKYYDLVKSVYQIVYKKSTSEDEITYFKRITTRTLQETDAVYLGRLTLIENTFSSLSLWSSVENLSIIKSFYSLKYAKLAGESNEAYFARLVAKESCDISDEVYVKRLYIVQLLTSSSSLWYDVQFYEKYTKTFYSLYYAKLESESCDGWLTRAITLLPGETNENAIKRVTLIKRASGNCGCWTVDTLSKVAASKAFSAEYISLIRSSFFGVSYTKTSSSSSSSTKSATSEANEDVVVVKRGGC, from the exons ATGAGGACTCCCACATTGCTTCTAGCTGCGGCTGTTGCTGTGCTCGCG GTTCTCCCGTCGAGCACATCACACCCTGTTGGCTGTGGATGCCCGAAG TTCCAACCACCGAAAGGTGCTTACGTGAAGGCTTCCAAGTCCTCCTCGTCCTCGTCGTCTGTGGCCAAGTCTGCTAGCGGAGATGAACAAGAGATCAAGGCCAACTCCCTCACTGGAGAGTACAGTAAGCGTGCCAGTAGCTCCGCCAGCAACTCCTTGGCCAGAAGCGCAGAGAGTAACGCTGAGTCTTATGAGGCCTACACTCCGGGCTACGTGTGCGGCGTAGGTCTG CTTGCCAGAAACAGCGGCGAAAGCGATTATGACTATTACCTGAGAGTCTTCCGAGTAGACGTTGCTAATGCAGAGAGCCTCAGTGCCTTCTACGCCGCCGTCTTCAAGCAGTACAAGGGGGAGAGCAATGTCGATTACATCAACAGAGTAAACTTCATCTTTACCAAGGTCTACCCCAAGTTGGACTGCCGGTTCAACCAGGCTTACCTCAAGTTCTTGCAGAAGTACTACCTGATCGCTTACGCCAAGTTGGACGGAGAGACCGACGACGCCTGGTTTACTCGAGTTCTGACCAGGTCTACTTTGAACGAGGCGGAGTATCTAGTTAAGGTTGCCATTCTGAAGAAATACATCACCTTCGTTGACTGGAGCAAAGTGGATATCGATTGCAAGTACAAGACCGGCTTCATCCTAATTTCCTCCAAGGGTTCTTCAGCGAGATCTTTGGAAGAGAGTTCTTCCTCC GTAGTTTTGACTGAAGAAGAAGTTAGAAAGACTTTTGCCAAGATCGAGAGTGAGGATATCACAACTTACTACAAGAGGATTGTCACCAAATTGTCTGTGACCGAATCTACCGAGGAATATGTCAGGACTCTCACCTTGGTCCGTAAATGCTACCCCACTCTTTCTCTCTGGTACGATGTCAGATATATTGACCTCGTAAGGAACTACTACAGCTCCCTGTACGCCAGGCTGACCGATGAGACCGATGAGAAATACTTCCTTCGCATCGTAACAAAGGAACCTTTCGAGACTGAAGATCAGTTTACTCAGAGGATCGAATTGGTGCACAGACTATACCCTAATCTGGTTCTCTGGTCTGATCCCAAATACTACAGTACAATTACTCAGAAATTCTACCTGACATATTACAAAAAGACATCATCCGAAGACGAGACCACCTACTTCAAGAGAGTAATCACCAGATGTGTTGGCGAGAGCGATATTGTATACATCAACAGACTGAACCTCATCAGACAAACATTCAGCGGATTGGATTTGTGGTACAGCAAGGAATTCTTGGATATCtccaaacaatattatattacaaaatacaccAAGATTTCTTCAGAAACCGAAGAGTCATTCTTTAAACGCATCGTAGCTAAGGAAGTTGGAGAATCTGAAGAACAGAGTATCAAGAGGATCTCATTGGTACGAGAATTGTTCCCTAATTTGGTTCTTTGGACTGATGAGAAGTACTACGATCTCACAAAGAACCTGTATCTGACCATCTATAAGAAGTCATCATCTGAAGACGAGATCACCTACTTCAAGAGGATCATCGCTAGGATTCCCAAAGAATCTGATGAATGTTATATCAGCAGGTTGAATCTTGTGAAACGAACATACAGCAGCTTGAACTTGTGGTACAGCAGTGAATTCTTGAGCATAACTAAGCAATACTATATTACCAGATACACCAAGACATCTTCTGAAGACGAGGTATCTTTCTACAAACGAGTTACGATCAAGGAGGTTGGAGAAACTCCTGAACTATGGGCACAGAGAGTTGAACTCATTCACCAGATCTATCCCAACTGGGCTCTATGGTATGATACTAAGTACTACGAACTGACCAAGAATGTTTATCTGACTTTCTACAAGAAATCATCAGCTGAGGATGAGCTCTCATACTACAAGAGACTGACAAAGAAGTTTGCCTCAGAAACAGAAGAGGTTTACATCAGCAGGCTCACGTTGATCAAGCAGACGTACAGCACCTTGGATCTATGGTATAACACTCAGTATTTGGATGTTGTGAAGAGCTACTATGTGGCTAGATACACAAAGACATCTTCCGAAACTGAGGAATCTCTGTTCAAACGAGTGTGTGTCAGGGAAGATGGAGAAACTGTCGAAAAATGGGCACAGAGAGTCGAAATTATCCACCAGCTCAACCCTAACTGGGCTTTGTGGTATGatgttaaatattacacattGACCAAGGACATCTACTTGAACTTCTACAAGAAATCAACATCTGAAGACGAAATCACCTACTTCAAGAGAATTACTGCAAAGACTGTATCAGAGAGTGATGTAGTCTACATCAACAGGCTCGACCTCATCAGAAGAACTTACTCCGGACTGAACTTGTGGTACAGCAAACAATACTTGGACGTAACCAAGAGCTATTACATTGCAAAATACACTAGGGGATCATCTGAAACCGAAGAATCTCTATTCAAACGAATTGTGGTTAAGGAATCCTGCGAGACTGTGGAACAATATGCCGAAAGAGTCGAAATTGTCCGTCAACTTTATCCTAACTTGGTTTTGTGGTCTGATGTTAAGTATTACGATTTGGTCAAGAGCGTCTACCAGATCGTATACAAGAAGTCAACATCTGAAGACGAGATTACTTACTTCAAGAGGATCACGACCCGAACTCTCCAAGAAACCGACGCCGTCTATCTCGGCAGGTTGACTCTTATCGAAAACACCTTCAGCAGCCTCTCGTTGTGGTCTAGCGTAGAGAACCTGAGCATCATCAAGTCCTTCTACTCCCTGAAGTATGCTAAGCTGGCTGGAGAATCTAATGAAGCCTACTTCGCTCGTCTGGTGGCCAAGGAGAGTTGTGACATCTCAGATGAAGTGTACGTCAAGAGACTGTATATAGTACAGCTCCTGACTTCATCCAGCTCCCTCTGGTATGATGTTCAGTTCTACGAAAAGTACACCAAGACCTTCTACTCTCTGTACTACGCCAAGCTGGAGAGCGAGAGCTGCGATGGATGGCTGACTCGAGCCATCACTCTGCTACCAGGAGAGACCAACGAGAATGCCATCAAGAGAGTTACCCTGATCAAGCGGGCTTCAGGAAATTGCGGCTGCTGGACTGTCGATACCCTCAGTAAGGTTGCAGCCTCTAAGGCGTTCTCTGCTGAATACATCTCTTTGATAAGGAGCTCCTTCTTCGGCGTTTCCTACACCAAGACTTCCTCCTCTTCTTCATCATCCACCAAGTCTGCCACATCCGAGGCGAACGAAGATGTTGTAGTCGTTAAACGAGGAGGATGCTAG
- the LOC124353961 gene encoding uncharacterized protein LOC124353961, whose translation MTTDPCTVNYSCLNCTTVRICALTENGRSLQETHRFTCPVGNWCDPLSGTCIAEQPKSCMIPADFTCMRDGYYPDLNDCSRYFYCHQGNSFVFKCAGSNRYYSPLTETCTTLNHCINKAICSNKNGVKVKVNNKQMFVYCSNGVVSAVDRCIGAYVFNEQKQVCEQACPHSGLFPKAGNCTSYYKCDPTFKTSTSYNMTELMCPEGEAFLESAYQCVNRTLVPNCKMQFPDMFN comes from the exons ATGACCACAGACCCTTGCACGGTCAACTATTCATGCCTCAACTGTACGACAG TTCGCATCTGTGCTCTCACGGAAAACGGTCGAAGTCTGCAGGAGACACACCGCTTCACATGTCCGGTAGGGAATTGGTGCGATCCCCTCTCCGGGACTTGCATCGCAGAGCAACCCAAGAGTTGCATGATCCCTGCAGACTTCACTTGTATGCGAGATGGTTACTATCCGGATCTGAACGACTGTTCCCGCTACTTCTACTGCCACCAGGGGAACTCCTTCGTCTTTAAGTGTGCCGGCTCGAACCGTTATTACAGTCCTTTGACAGAAACTTGCACAACTCTCAACCACTGCATCAATAAGGCAATTTGTAGCAATAAGAATGGCGTGAAGGTGAAGGTCAATAACAAGCAAATGTTCGTCTACTGTTCCAATGGTGTCGTTTCTGCCGTCGATAGGTGTATCGGAGCGTACGTATTTAATGAGCAGAAGCAAGTCTGCGAGCAAGCCTGTCCCCATTCAGGATTGTTTCCTAAGGCCGGAAATTGTACTTCATACTACAAGTGCGATCCCACCTTCAAGACCTCCACCTCGTACAATATGACGGAACTGATGTGTCCTGAAGGAGAAGCGTTTTTGGAGTCCGCCTATCAATGTGTGAACCGCACTTTAGTTCCTAACTGCAAAATGCAGTTCCCTGatatgtttaattag